In Bacillus anthracis str. Vollum, a genomic segment contains:
- a CDS encoding CPBP family intramembrane glutamic endopeptidase, with protein sequence MSSGIRYKSGFVILIYFVMTQFVGIIGVQLLAKTGWYDIQGNQQQAIQQLLVHWDLIGFSLMLIIIFLIYGKEIINDPKLSIKLSRNSFIWILVGIIFVFLAQIVGSMLDKSIFQLTTQSANTSNIVAAAAISPVALISIVLLAPLVEEFVFRYAAINILMSKFKQTWSILISSSFFSIMHFDFPFIFGYFLIGVILALVYVRTNRLLVSFVVHASMNLIVVILQIS encoded by the coding sequence ATGAGTAGTGGTATTAGATATAAATCGGGTTTCGTTATTTTAATTTATTTTGTTATGACACAATTTGTAGGGATAATAGGTGTACAATTACTAGCGAAGACAGGTTGGTATGATATTCAGGGAAATCAACAGCAAGCAATCCAACAACTTCTTGTGCATTGGGACCTAATTGGGTTTTCACTTATGCTGATAATCATCTTTCTTATATATGGTAAAGAGATAATAAATGATCCAAAGTTATCGATTAAATTATCAAGAAATTCATTCATATGGATTTTAGTTGGGATCATATTCGTATTTCTTGCGCAGATAGTAGGTAGTATGTTAGATAAAAGTATATTTCAGTTAACTACTCAATCAGCAAATACGTCTAATATAGTCGCTGCTGCAGCAATATCTCCTGTGGCACTTATTTCAATTGTTCTTCTTGCACCGTTAGTAGAAGAGTTTGTTTTTCGTTATGCGGCCATAAACATTTTAATGTCTAAGTTTAAGCAAACTTGGAGCATACTAATAAGCTCATCGTTCTTTTCTATCATGCATTTTGATTTTCCATTTATATTTGGATACTTTTTAATTGGAGTTATACTGGCTTTAGTATATGTGCGTACTAATAGGTTACTAGTATCAT
- a CDS encoding DUF2325 domain-containing protein, whose translation MGMSTILVLGGSNGRTLEKLAKKRDCQVIFHDGKNHGGVKKTFRSVIKKCDVIVIQKGACGHVSIDVAKEYAKKYDVPLLFNQGFGGTGALEMGLKHLKAA comes from the coding sequence ATGGGAATGAGTACAATTCTAGTTTTAGGTGGATCAAATGGAAGAACGTTAGAGAAGTTGGCCAAAAAAAGAGACTGCCAGGTTATTTTCCATGATGGGAAAAATCACGGTGGCGTAAAGAAAACGTTTCGAAGTGTGATAAAAAAATGCGATGTTATTGTCATTCAAAAAGGTGCATGTGGTCATGTATCTATTGATGTAGCAAAAGAGTACGCGAAGAAGTATGATGTCCCATTATTATTTAATCAGGGATTTGGTGGAACCGGTGCGCTTGAAATGGGATTAAAGCATTTGAAGGCTGCATGA